Proteins from a genomic interval of Phocoena phocoena chromosome 20, mPhoPho1.1, whole genome shotgun sequence:
- the VSTM1 gene encoding V-set and transmembrane domain-containing protein 1, with the protein MITEFLSLLHLGLCLGNEDEKNYEKFFKSLLHALPSSEVEHSSNVTLKCQSDVQNVTFVLGKLQDSGYKQECNSTGQDTKFLLTDLKPKDAGQYFCTYKTVAVEKWELSADTPQYQLRNLQENVTWFQPLLIMVWENMDMDTKVIFVVTFCCLSVFLLFIIVFLIYRCTRHDSSHEESTKRTSHSKFPKQGAEGVSKLERISESPEESQGVTYVKLNTNALSEAASVPTKEPAGSCDYATLKV; encoded by the exons ATGATCACAGAATTCCTGTCCCTGCTTCACCTTG GGCTTTGTCTGGGCAATGAAGATGAGAAAAATTATG AGAAATTTTTCAAATCCCTCCTCCATGCCTTGCCCAGCTCAGAGGTTGAACACAGCAGCAATGTGACCCTCAAGTGCCAGTCTGACGTCCAGAATGTGACATTCGTGCTGGGGAAGTTGCAGGACTCTGGGTACAAGCAAGAATGCAACTCAACAGGACAGGATACTAAATTCCTCCTCACTGACCTGAAGCCTAAAGATGCTGGACAGTACTTTTGTACCTACAAGACAGTGGCTGTCGAGAAATGGGAACTCAGT GCAGACACACCTCAGTACCAGCTGCGGAACCTGCAGGAGAATGTGACCTGGTTCCagcccctcttgatcatggtctGGGAGAACATGGACATGG ACACCAAAGTCATCTTTGTCGTCACCTTCTGCtgcctctctgtctttctcctcttCATCATCGTCTTCCTCATCTACAGATGCACTCGGCACG attcatCACATGAAGAATCCACCAAGAG AACCAGCCATTCCAAATTTCCCAAGCAGGGAGCTGAAG GTgtatccaaactggaaagaataTCTGAATCG CCTGAAGAATCCCAGGGAGTGACCTATGTAAAGCTAAACACCAACGCACTGTCTGAGGCAGCTTCTGTCCCCACCAAGGAGCCCGCAGGGTCGTGTGACTACGCAACACTGAAGGTATAG